TTGTTCCTTCGTGATATCTTCTTCTGTCCCCAATAAGTAATCAGAAGTGGTGTGTAACGCATTTGCTATATTGGAAATAGTTGGTCCTTTAGGGATTCGGCCTCCGCTGATATATCGTGACATGGAAGCTTCAGTAACACCAACTTTGTTAGCAAGCTCTCTCTGTGTCAGTCCGCTTTTTTTCAATAAATCAGCAATCCTACCTCCTAAGTTATTTTCGTTCATTGTATTTACCTCTTTCTAAATATGGATTTGTCATTACTTGATCTTAATGACTCTCTGCCCTCTGTCGTACTGACTAAGTATTTGTTCTAGTGCTTTTTCTGCTTCCTCTCTTGTATTACATGTCTTAACAGTTTTAGACATACCTCCTGTCATGTCACATTCAACATAGTATTTATTTTCATTATTTTTTAACTGATGTTTGTAAATCCATATATCTCGTATACATTGTGTATTCACAATTGTTTTATCTTCTGCTTGTATTAACATAGATCTTCACTATCTCCTTTCCCATGCATATAATACTTCTTTATCTGAATCTGTCATGTTCTTCTTCCTTTTCTACTTCTTTTGTTTCGAATGCTTCGATTGCCAGCATCCCGTCGTCTATTCCGTTTCTCACATATTCTACATTTACATCCAATCCTTTTTCTGCAAGGTATTTAGGTATGCCCAAATCTCGTCCTTGTGTAAACATATGAATTTTTCCTA
The sequence above is drawn from the Anaerostipes hadrus ATCC 29173 = JCM 17467 genome and encodes:
- a CDS encoding helix-turn-helix domain-containing protein, yielding MNENNLGGRIADLLKKSGLTQRELANKVGVTEASMSRYISGGRIPKGPTISNIANALHTTSDYLLGTEEDITKEQKTIAGIAGAVKEDREKSKTVTDILEEVKQEICDDYCKYPTIVNDREDLFADDSPCMECPLNKL